Proteins encoded by one window of Nicotiana tabacum cultivar K326 chromosome 10, ASM71507v2, whole genome shotgun sequence:
- the LOC107824107 gene encoding serine/threonine-protein phosphatase 7 long form homolog, producing the protein MDLPPVHPGPAADQILVLQGDHRSAYVWEGHVLDQTLRARRPDDLWDFLRGRAFHACVVHCLRATGFLKIFEIGRMQLDWSLITELIEWWRPETHIFHLPTGKATITLQDVQVLYGLCVDGLAVALPQYMRAMMHPQYLDLLGQYTGFRPQGEAAVRGGSRISVTAIRQHMEVLHPDITDETEDLHIDRYTRLALFLLFGGVLFPNTSGNLVSLRFLHHLHQLDELPQYS; encoded by the coding sequence atggacttgCCGCCTGTGCATCCTGGACCAGCTGCGGATCAGATATTAGTGTTACAAGGCGACCATAGGTCCGCCTATGTATGGGAGGGACATGTATTGGATCAAACTCTCCGCGCCAGGAGACCGGACGACTTGTGGGACTTTTTGAGGGGGAGAGCTTTCCATGCCTGCGTAGTCCATTGCCTGCGTGCTACGGGCTTCCTTAAGATTTTTGAGATTGGGCGGATGCAGCTCGACTGGTCTCTCATCACGGAGTTGATAGAGTGGTGGCGACCAGAGACGCACATTTTTCACCTGCCTACTGGAAAGGCCACCATCACGCTtcaggatgttcaggttttgtatGGGCTGTGTGTAGATGGACTGGCCGTTGCACTGCCCCAATATATGAGAGCTATGATGCATCCCCAGTATTTGGATTTGCTGGGGCAGTATACTGGTTTCAGACCACAGGGTGAGGCTGCAGTTAGAGGGGGCAGTCGCATTTCTGTGACAGCTATCAGACAACATATGGAGGTATTGCACCCCGACATTACCGACGAGACAGAGGATCTCCATATTGACCGGTACACGAGGTTGGCGTTGTTCCTTCTTTTTGGgggtgtcttgttcccgaacacttcgggaaatCTAGTGAGTCTGCGCTTTCTGCATCATCTGCATCAGCTAGATGAGTTACCCCAGTACAGCTAG